Proteins from a single region of Diaphorobacter limosus:
- a CDS encoding FAD-dependent oxidoreductase, which yields MLKTYTYPKFDYVRPPELVEQHSGHYPVVIVGAGPVGLSMAIDLAAQGQKVLLLDNDDTVSIGSRGVCYAKRTLEVLDRMDCGSPCVDKGMSWNVGRTFFGEGEVFNFNLRPQDGHNRPGMVNLQQYYLEDYLVQRARQLPNLEMRFKNNVISVEQDDKQATVRVETPDGAYTLTTDWLVAADGARSPIRNMLGLEIDGKIFMDRFLIADVIMKADYPAERWFWFDPPFHPNQSVLLHKQADNVWRIDFQLGWDADPEAEKKPEKVIPRIKAMLGDEREFELEWVSVYTFQCRRMGQFNHNRVLFVGDAAHQVSPFGARGANSGIQDSDNLAWKLKLVIDGKAPASLLDSYSSERCYAADENIMNSTRSTDFITPKSKTSKAFRNAVLELAQDYPFARALVNSGRLSVPSWLVDSPLNTPDEDGFAGNMVPGAPMDDAPVTGGKTAWLLGDMDTRFHLLHYVEDAGALSAQQAQALAGLADHPIAVHAIVVAQRGTAPAGLATLIDAQGALRERYDLQPGTSYLLRPDQHVAARWRQLDAAKVRAAVNRATGNV from the coding sequence ATGCTGAAGACCTACACCTATCCCAAGTTCGACTATGTGCGCCCACCCGAGCTGGTGGAGCAGCACAGCGGCCACTACCCCGTGGTCATCGTCGGCGCCGGCCCGGTGGGCCTGTCCATGGCCATTGACCTGGCGGCCCAGGGGCAAAAAGTGCTGCTGCTGGACAACGACGACACCGTGTCCATAGGCTCGCGCGGCGTGTGCTATGCCAAGCGCACGCTGGAGGTTCTAGACCGCATGGACTGCGGCAGCCCCTGCGTGGACAAGGGCATGTCCTGGAACGTGGGCCGCACCTTCTTTGGCGAGGGCGAGGTCTTCAACTTCAACCTGCGCCCGCAGGACGGCCACAACCGCCCCGGCATGGTGAACCTGCAGCAGTACTACCTGGAGGACTACCTGGTGCAGCGCGCGCGCCAGTTGCCCAACCTGGAGATGCGCTTCAAGAACAACGTCATCAGCGTGGAGCAGGACGACAAACAGGCCACCGTGCGCGTGGAGACGCCCGACGGCGCCTACACCCTGACCACTGATTGGCTGGTGGCCGCCGACGGCGCGCGCTCGCCGATCCGCAACATGCTGGGCCTGGAGATCGACGGCAAGATCTTCATGGACCGCTTCCTGATCGCCGACGTCATCATGAAGGCCGACTATCCCGCAGAGCGCTGGTTCTGGTTCGACCCGCCCTTCCATCCCAACCAGTCGGTGCTCTTGCACAAGCAGGCCGACAACGTCTGGCGCATCGACTTCCAGCTCGGCTGGGACGCCGACCCCGAGGCCGAGAAGAAGCCCGAGAAGGTCATCCCGCGCATCAAGGCCATGCTTGGCGACGAGCGCGAATTCGAGCTCGAATGGGTCAGCGTCTACACCTTCCAGTGCCGGCGCATGGGCCAGTTCAACCACAACCGCGTGCTGTTCGTGGGCGATGCGGCGCACCAGGTCTCGCCCTTTGGCGCACGCGGCGCCAACAGCGGCATCCAGGACTCGGACAACCTGGCCTGGAAGCTCAAGCTCGTCATCGACGGCAAGGCGCCCGCGTCGCTGCTGGACAGCTACAGCAGCGAGCGCTGCTACGCCGCCGACGAGAACATCATGAACTCCACGCGCTCCACCGACTTCATCACGCCCAAGAGCAAGACCAGCAAGGCCTTTCGTAACGCCGTGCTGGAGCTGGCGCAGGACTACCCGTTTGCCCGCGCCCTGGTCAACTCCGGCCGCCTGTCGGTGCCCAGCTGGCTCGTCGATTCGCCGCTGAACACCCCCGACGAAGACGGCTTTGCCGGCAACATGGTGCCCGGCGCGCCCATGGACGACGCCCCCGTCACCGGCGGCAAGACCGCCTGGCTGCTGGGCGACATGGACACGCGCTTTCACCTGCTGCACTACGTGGAAGACGCCGGCGCGCTGAGCGCGCAGCAGGCCCAGGCCCTGGCCGGCCTGGCCGACCACCCCATAGCCGTGCACGCCATCGTCGTGGCCCAGCGCGGCACCGCCCCCGCCGGCCTGGCCACGCTGATCGACGCCCAGGGCGCGCTGCGCGAGCGCTACGACCTGCAGCCCGGCACCAGCTACCTGCTGCGCCCGGACCAGCATGTGGCTGCGCGCTGGCGTCAGCTTGATGCCGCCAAGGTGCGCGCCGCCGTGAACCGCGCCACCGGCAACGTCTAA
- a CDS encoding DUF2783 domain-containing protein — MSLNTQPNLREPGKRYFQAYSPGDDFYEALIDTHQGLSDEQSAALNARLILLLSNHIGDISVLREALAIARKPFNN; from the coding sequence ATGAGCCTGAACACCCAGCCCAACCTGCGCGAGCCCGGCAAGCGCTACTTCCAGGCCTATTCGCCCGGCGACGACTTCTACGAGGCCCTGATCGACACCCACCAGGGCCTGTCGGACGAGCAAAGCGCCGCCCTGAACGCGCGCCTGATCCTGCTGCTGTCCAACCATATTGGCGACATCAGCGTGCTACGCGAGGCCCTGGCCATCGCCCGCAAACCCTTCAACAATTGA
- a CDS encoding VOC family protein, with amino-acid sequence MAFLNGVHHVAYRCKNAKQTVEWYQKYLDANFILAIAENEVPSTKEPDPYMHIFIDIGGGNILAFFELPTKPEMIAPSDANTPSWTQHLALKVDSVETMMKVKAKMEADGIEVIGPTNHTIFQSIYFRDPSGHRLELAANTSTPQMDKALDDVKWDMLNEWDRTKQAPTHARWMHDGSGRVGPH; translated from the coding sequence ATGGCCTTTCTCAACGGCGTACACCATGTCGCATACCGCTGCAAGAACGCAAAGCAGACCGTGGAGTGGTACCAGAAGTACCTCGATGCCAACTTCATCCTCGCCATCGCCGAGAACGAAGTGCCCTCCACCAAGGAGCCCGATCCGTACATGCACATCTTCATCGACATCGGCGGCGGCAACATCCTGGCCTTCTTCGAGCTGCCCACCAAGCCGGAGATGATCGCCCCCTCGGACGCCAACACGCCGTCGTGGACGCAGCACCTGGCGCTGAAGGTGGATTCGGTCGAAACCATGATGAAGGTCAAGGCCAAGATGGAGGCCGACGGCATCGAGGTGATTGGCCCCACCAACCACACCATCTTCCAGTCGATCTACTTTCGCGACCCCTCGGGCCACCGCCTGGAGCTGGCGGCCAATACTTCCACGCCGCAGATGGACAAGGCGCTGGACGATGTGAAGTGGGACATGCTCAACGAGTGGGATCGCACCAAGCAGGCCCCCACCCACGCCCGCTGGATGCACGACGGCTCGGGCCGCGTAGGCCCGCACTGA
- a CDS encoding MFS transporter, with the protein MLRPASPPTPKRQAAASAFGAIKKGDFSMSHAHSAAAVDIGRTLDHGPFSSLQKMVVLMAALSIILDGFDGQLIGFAIPVMMKEWGIARSAFAPAVATGLVGMAIGSAFAGYMADRIGRRLVIAASVALFGATTIAIGFAPNIDAITVLRFIAGLGIGGALPSASTLTAEFTPLKYRTVAVTGTIVSYPLGGMLAGLFASFVLPTLGWRAMFWIGGALPLAYSFFLLARLPESPRLMARHSAQWPQLRTLLARMQRPTAADAPFVDAVEQAAGQKQNAGFGALFKDGLARDTLAIWMGFFMVMLASYSAFSWLPSMLTAEGLPVSMASSGLTAYNLGGVLGALGCAWAMSRFGSRWPLALACAGAAASALALKGVDFHQDASLLMLGLGVHGMFVNGVQAPMYALCAHVYATHIRATGTAAGLAFGRLGAILSSFAGAAIITSNGAQGYLSLLGYAMLAALVALFLVKHHIRGRRAADTPSTNAKAA; encoded by the coding sequence CTGCTGCGCCCCGCTTCACCCCCCACCCCAAAGAGACAAGCCGCCGCATCAGCGTTCGGCGCTATAAAAAAAGGAGATTTCTCCATGTCCCACGCACACAGCGCAGCAGCCGTAGACATAGGCCGCACGCTAGACCACGGCCCGTTTTCCAGCCTGCAGAAAATGGTGGTGCTGATGGCCGCACTGTCCATCATCCTGGACGGCTTTGACGGTCAGCTCATAGGCTTTGCCATTCCCGTCATGATGAAGGAATGGGGCATAGCGCGCAGCGCCTTTGCTCCGGCCGTGGCCACCGGCCTGGTCGGCATGGCGATAGGCAGCGCCTTCGCCGGCTACATGGCCGACCGCATCGGGCGCCGGCTGGTGATCGCCGCCAGCGTGGCGCTGTTTGGCGCCACCACCATCGCCATCGGCTTTGCCCCAAACATCGACGCCATCACCGTGCTGCGCTTCATCGCCGGCCTGGGCATTGGCGGCGCCCTGCCCAGCGCCTCCACGCTGACGGCGGAATTCACGCCTTTGAAGTACCGCACCGTGGCCGTGACCGGCACCATCGTCAGCTACCCGCTGGGCGGCATGCTGGCCGGACTGTTCGCCAGCTTTGTGCTGCCCACTTTGGGCTGGCGCGCCATGTTCTGGATCGGCGGCGCGCTGCCGCTGGCCTACAGCTTCTTCCTGCTGGCACGCCTGCCCGAATCACCGCGCCTGATGGCGCGCCACAGCGCCCAGTGGCCCCAGCTGCGCACCCTGCTGGCGCGCATGCAGCGCCCCACGGCGGCAGACGCGCCCTTTGTCGATGCCGTGGAGCAGGCGGCCGGCCAGAAGCAGAACGCCGGTTTTGGCGCCCTGTTCAAGGACGGCCTGGCGCGCGACACCCTGGCCATCTGGATGGGCTTCTTCATGGTCATGCTGGCCTCGTACAGCGCCTTCAGCTGGCTGCCATCGATGCTCACCGCCGAGGGGCTGCCGGTCTCCATGGCCAGCTCGGGCCTGACGGCCTACAACCTGGGCGGCGTGCTGGGCGCCCTGGGCTGCGCCTGGGCCATGTCGCGCTTTGGCTCGCGCTGGCCACTGGCGCTGGCCTGCGCCGGGGCCGCGGCCAGCGCCCTGGCACTCAAGGGCGTGGACTTCCACCAGGACGCCAGCCTGCTGATGCTGGGCCTGGGCGTGCACGGCATGTTCGTCAACGGCGTGCAGGCGCCCATGTATGCGCTGTGCGCCCATGTCTACGCCACCCATATCCGCGCCACCGGTACCGCGGCTGGCCTGGCCTTTGGTCGCCTGGGCGCCATCCTGAGCTCGTTCGCCGGCGCCGCCATCATCACCAGCAATGGCGCGCAGGGCTATCTGTCGCTGCTGGGCTATGCCATGCTTGCGGCACTCGTGGCGCTATTCCTGGTCAAGCACCATATCCGCGGTCGACGCGCCGCCGACACGCCCAGCACCAACGCCAAGGCGGCCTGA
- a CDS encoding fumarylacetoacetate hydrolase family protein, which yields MKLATLQQGGRDGTLVVVSRDLKRCRAVPAIARTMLAAMDDWATVEAQLRQVYEALNSGAIEGEAFDQNACHSPLPRTWQWADGSAYINHVELVRKARNAEVPESFYTDPLMYQGGSDGFIPPRGKVLAQEAWGIDFEAEVTVVTGDVPQGATPEQAAKAIRLVMLVNDVSLRNLIPAELAKGFGFFQSKPASAFSPVAVTPDELGEAWKDAKVHLPLVVHLNEQLFGKPNAGVDMTFDFGQLVAHVAKTRTLCAGSIVGSGTVSNKQGDLWGSSIANGGMGYCCLAEVRTYETIEQGKPATPFMKHGDRVRIEMFDGQGQSIFGQIENEVDTHGAA from the coding sequence ATGAAACTCGCAACCCTCCAGCAAGGCGGCCGTGACGGCACCCTGGTGGTCGTCAGCCGTGACCTGAAGCGCTGCCGCGCCGTACCCGCCATCGCCCGCACCATGCTGGCCGCCATGGACGACTGGGCCACCGTCGAGGCGCAGCTGCGCCAGGTCTACGAGGCGCTGAACAGCGGCGCCATCGAGGGCGAGGCCTTCGACCAGAACGCCTGCCACTCGCCCCTGCCGCGCACCTGGCAATGGGCCGACGGCTCGGCCTATATCAACCATGTGGAGCTGGTGCGCAAGGCACGCAACGCCGAGGTGCCCGAGAGCTTCTACACCGACCCGCTGATGTACCAGGGCGGCAGCGACGGCTTCATCCCGCCGCGCGGCAAGGTGCTGGCCCAGGAAGCCTGGGGCATAGATTTCGAGGCCGAGGTGACGGTGGTCACCGGCGACGTTCCCCAGGGCGCCACGCCCGAGCAGGCCGCCAAGGCAATCCGCCTGGTGATGCTGGTCAACGACGTGTCGCTGCGCAACCTGATCCCGGCCGAGCTGGCCAAGGGCTTCGGCTTCTTCCAGAGCAAGCCCGCCAGCGCCTTCAGCCCCGTGGCCGTCACGCCCGACGAACTGGGCGAGGCGTGGAAGGACGCCAAGGTGCACCTGCCCCTGGTCGTGCACCTGAACGAGCAGCTGTTTGGCAAGCCCAACGCCGGCGTGGACATGACGTTTGACTTTGGCCAGCTGGTGGCCCATGTGGCCAAGACACGCACACTCTGCGCCGGCTCCATCGTGGGCTCGGGCACGGTGAGCAACAAGCAGGGCGACCTGTGGGGCTCGTCGATCGCCAACGGCGGCATGGGCTACTGCTGCCTGGCCGAGGTGCGCACCTACGAGACGATAGAGCAGGGCAAGCCCGCCACCCCCTTCATGAAACATGGCGACAGGGTGCGCATAGAAATGTTCGACGGCCAGGGCCAGAGCATCTTTGGCCAGATTGAGAACGAGGTGGACACGCATGGCGCCGCCTGA
- the maiA gene encoding maleylacetoacetate isomerase produces MPRLYSYFRSSAAYRVRIALALKGLAYETVPVHLVKNGGQQHASGYRSANPQGLVPALQPAVGGPVLAQSLAIMEYLDEVHPQPALLPADALGRSRVRALAQMVACEIHPLNNLRVLQYLTQELGVSGAQKDAWYAHWVALGLQAVEDSLARSPDTGRFCHGDTPGLADCCLVPQVFNARRFNCALDAYPTITRIVAACEQLPAFQQAAPSAQPDAE; encoded by the coding sequence CTGCCCCGGCTGTATTCGTACTTCCGCAGCTCCGCGGCCTACCGCGTGCGCATTGCCCTGGCGCTCAAGGGCCTGGCCTACGAAACCGTCCCGGTGCATCTGGTCAAGAATGGCGGCCAGCAACACGCCAGCGGCTACCGCAGCGCCAACCCGCAGGGGCTGGTCCCGGCATTGCAACCCGCCGTGGGCGGCCCGGTGCTGGCGCAGTCGCTGGCCATCATGGAATACCTTGACGAGGTACACCCCCAGCCCGCCCTGCTGCCCGCCGATGCCCTGGGGCGCTCGCGCGTGCGGGCGCTGGCCCAAATGGTGGCCTGCGAGATCCATCCGCTGAACAACCTGCGCGTGCTCCAGTACCTGACGCAGGAGCTGGGCGTGTCGGGCGCGCAAAAGGACGCCTGGTACGCCCATTGGGTGGCGCTGGGCCTGCAGGCCGTGGAGGACAGCCTGGCGCGCAGCCCGGACACCGGCCGCTTCTGCCATGGCGACACCCCGGGCCTGGCCGACTGCTGCCTGGTGCCCCAGGTGTTCAACGCCAGGCGCTTCAACTGCGCGCTCGATGCCTATCCCACCATCACGCGCATCGTCGCTGCCTGCGAGCAACTGCCGGCCTTCCAACAAGCCGCGCCAAGCGCGCAGCCGGACGCCGAGTAA
- the pssA gene encoding CDP-diacylglycerol--serine O-phosphatidyltransferase: protein MHDGDEATENTGVLVHKRRKGIYVLPNLFTLAALFGGFYAIVMAMNGRFELASMGVFCAMVLDSLDGRVARMTNTQSAFGEQMDSLSDMVSFGAAPALIAYMWALQGLGRWGWIAAFVYCACAALRLARFNVNTGVVDKRFFQGLPSPAAAALVMGFIWLLTDAGVHPGQDLLGLSWVHITWVMFGFTLYAGLTMVTNVPFYSFKDLHMKKSVPFAAIVLIALGIAVVNIHPPTVLFGIFVLYGLSGYVLYAWRKAKGQHTSVISTSTDEPDEQGLHH from the coding sequence ATGCATGATGGCGACGAAGCTACCGAAAACACCGGGGTCTTGGTGCACAAGCGCCGCAAGGGCATTTACGTGCTGCCCAACCTGTTCACGCTGGCGGCGCTGTTTGGTGGGTTTTACGCCATCGTCATGGCCATGAACGGGCGTTTCGAACTGGCGTCGATGGGCGTGTTCTGCGCCATGGTGCTCGACAGCCTGGATGGCCGCGTGGCGCGCATGACGAATACGCAAAGCGCCTTTGGCGAGCAAATGGATTCGCTGTCGGACATGGTGTCCTTCGGCGCCGCGCCGGCGCTTATCGCCTACATGTGGGCGCTGCAGGGCCTGGGGCGCTGGGGCTGGATTGCGGCCTTCGTCTACTGTGCCTGTGCCGCGCTGCGCCTGGCGCGTTTCAATGTGAACACGGGGGTGGTGGACAAGCGCTTCTTCCAGGGCCTGCCTTCGCCAGCGGCCGCCGCCCTGGTGATGGGTTTCATCTGGCTGCTGACCGATGCCGGCGTGCACCCGGGGCAGGACTTGCTGGGCCTGTCCTGGGTGCATATCACCTGGGTGATGTTCGGCTTCACGCTCTACGCCGGCCTGACCATGGTCACCAATGTGCCGTTCTACAGCTTCAAGGATCTGCACATGAAGAAAAGCGTGCCCTTTGCCGCCATCGTGCTCATCGCGCTGGGCATCGCCGTGGTCAACATCCACCCGCCCACGGTGCTGTTCGGCATCTTTGTGCTGTACGGCCTGTCGGGCTACGTGCTGTATGCCTGGCGCAAGGCCAAGGGCCAGCACACGAGTGTGATCAGCACCTCGACCGACGAACCCGACGAGCAGGGGCTACACCACTGA
- the ilvC gene encoding ketol-acid reductoisomerase has translation MKVFYDKDCDLSLIKGKTVAIIGYGSQGHAHAQNLNDSGVKVVVGLRKGGASWDKVGKAGLNVLEVNDAVKAADVVMILLPDEQIAEVYKNNVEPNIKQGASLAFAHGFNVHYNQVVPRADLDVWMVAPKAPGHTVRNTYTQGGGVPHLVAVHQDKSGKARDLALSYAMANGGGKAGIIETNFREETETDLFGEQAVLCGGAVELIKMGYETLTEAGYAPEMAYFECLHELKLIVDLIYEGGIANMNYSISNNAEYGEYVTGPEVINEQSRVAMRNALKRIQDGEYAKMFIQEGRLNYPSMTARRRNLAAHSIEQVGAQLRAMMPWIAKNKLVDQSRN, from the coding sequence ATGAAAGTTTTCTACGACAAAGACTGTGACCTGAGCCTGATCAAGGGCAAGACCGTGGCCATCATCGGCTACGGCAGCCAGGGCCACGCCCACGCGCAAAACCTGAACGACAGCGGCGTGAAGGTCGTGGTCGGCCTGCGCAAGGGCGGCGCCAGCTGGGACAAGGTCGGCAAGGCCGGCCTGAATGTGCTGGAAGTGAACGACGCCGTGAAGGCCGCCGACGTGGTCATGATCCTGCTGCCCGACGAGCAGATCGCCGAGGTGTACAAGAACAACGTCGAGCCCAACATCAAGCAGGGTGCGTCGCTCGCCTTTGCCCATGGCTTCAACGTGCACTACAACCAGGTCGTGCCGCGCGCCGATCTGGACGTGTGGATGGTGGCGCCCAAGGCCCCCGGTCACACCGTGCGCAACACCTACACCCAGGGCGGTGGCGTGCCCCACCTGGTGGCGGTGCACCAGGACAAGTCGGGCAAGGCGCGTGACCTGGCCCTGTCCTACGCCATGGCCAATGGCGGCGGCAAGGCCGGCATCATCGAGACCAACTTCCGCGAAGAGACCGAGACCGACCTGTTCGGCGAGCAGGCCGTGCTGTGCGGCGGCGCCGTCGAGCTGATCAAGATGGGCTACGAGACGCTGACCGAAGCCGGCTACGCTCCCGAAATGGCCTACTTCGAGTGCCTGCACGAGCTCAAGCTCATCGTCGATCTGATCTACGAAGGCGGCATTGCCAACATGAACTACTCGATCAGCAACAACGCCGAGTACGGCGAGTACGTGACCGGCCCCGAGGTGATCAACGAGCAGTCGCGCGTGGCCATGCGCAATGCCTTGAAGCGCATCCAGGACGGCGAGTACGCGAAGATGTTCATCCAGGAAGGCCGCCTGAACTACCCCAGCATGACGGCACGCCGCCGCAACCTGGCCGCGCATTCCATCGAGCAGGTGGGCGCCCAGCTGCGCGCCATGATGCCCTGGATTGCCAAGAACAAGCTGGTCGACCAGAGCCGCAACTGA
- the ilvN gene encoding acetolactate synthase small subunit, translating to MKHIIAVLIENEAGALSRVVALFSARGYNIESLTVAPTEDASLSRMTIQTTGSDDVIEQITKHLNRLIEVVKVVDLTEGAYTERELMMVKVRAVGKEREEMKRMADIFRGRIIDVTDKSYTVELTGDQSKNDAFLQAIDRTAILETVRTGASGIGRGERILRV from the coding sequence ATGAAACACATCATTGCCGTTCTGATAGAGAACGAAGCCGGCGCCCTGTCGCGCGTGGTGGCGCTTTTTTCCGCGCGTGGCTACAACATCGAGTCGCTCACCGTCGCACCGACGGAAGACGCTTCGCTGTCGCGCATGACCATACAGACCACGGGCTCGGACGACGTGATCGAGCAGATCACCAAGCATCTGAACCGCCTCATCGAGGTGGTCAAGGTGGTGGACCTGACCGAGGGGGCGTACACCGAGCGCGAGCTGATGATGGTCAAGGTGCGCGCCGTGGGCAAGGAGCGCGAGGAGATGAAGCGCATGGCCGACATCTTCCGCGGCCGCATCATCGACGTGACCGACAAGAGCTACACCGTCGAACTCACCGGCGACCAGTCCAAGAACGACGCCTTTTTGCAGGCCATAGACCGCACGGCCATCCTGGAGACCGTGCGCACGGGTGCCAGCGGCATTGGCCGTGGCGAGCGCATTCTGCGCGTGTAA
- a CDS encoding acetolactate synthase 3 catalytic subunit has product MEISKAELTSAAAASQASGSQELMGAEILVKALQAENVQYIWGYPGGAVLHIYDALYKQETMQHVLVRHEQAAVHAADGYARATGDVGVALVTSGPGVTNAVTGIATAYMDSIPMVIITGQVPTPAIGLDAFQECDTVGITRPIVKHNFLVKDVRDLALTMKKAFHIARTGRPGPVVVDIPKDVSFKKAPYNGYPKSVEMRSYNPVKKGHAGQIRKALQLLLTAKRPYIYTGGGVLLGNATQELRTLVDMLGYPVTNTLMGLGAFPATDRRFVGMLGMHGTIEANNTMQNCDVLLAVGARFDDRVIGNPKHFAQNDRKIIHIDIDPSSISKRVKVDIPIVGDVKEVLAELIAMIRETTTRADAGALAAWWDQIESWRGRDCLKYDRGNTEVIKPQYVVETLWNMTRDVEAYITSDVGQHQMWAAQFYKFDEPRRWINSGGLGTMGVGIPYAMGIKLAKPQAEVFCITGEGSVQMNIQELSTCLQYNTPIKIVSLNNRYLGMVRQWQEIEYSGRYSHSYMDALPNFVKLAESYGHVGLLIERPQDVEPALREARKLKDRTVFLDFRTDPSENVFPMVRAGKGITEMLLGSEDL; this is encoded by the coding sequence ATGGAAATCTCCAAGGCCGAGCTGACCTCGGCAGCAGCAGCATCGCAGGCATCGGGCTCCCAGGAGCTCATGGGTGCCGAAATCCTCGTCAAGGCCCTGCAGGCAGAGAACGTGCAGTACATCTGGGGTTACCCCGGTGGCGCCGTGCTCCACATCTACGATGCCCTGTACAAGCAGGAAACCATGCAGCATGTGCTGGTGCGCCATGAGCAGGCGGCCGTGCATGCGGCCGACGGCTACGCCCGTGCCACCGGCGACGTGGGGGTGGCGCTGGTCACCTCCGGTCCCGGGGTGACGAATGCCGTCACCGGCATCGCCACGGCCTACATGGACTCGATTCCCATGGTCATCATCACCGGTCAGGTGCCCACGCCCGCGATCGGGTTGGATGCCTTCCAGGAATGCGACACCGTGGGCATCACGCGCCCCATCGTCAAGCACAACTTCCTGGTCAAGGACGTGCGCGACCTGGCGCTGACGATGAAAAAGGCCTTCCACATCGCGCGCACCGGCCGCCCCGGCCCGGTGGTGGTGGACATCCCGAAGGATGTTTCCTTCAAGAAGGCGCCCTACAACGGTTACCCCAAGAGCGTGGAAATGCGCTCCTACAACCCGGTCAAGAAGGGCCATGCGGGCCAGATCCGCAAGGCACTGCAGCTGTTGCTGACGGCCAAGCGTCCCTACATCTACACCGGCGGCGGCGTGCTGCTGGGCAATGCCACGCAAGAACTGCGCACCCTGGTGGACATGCTGGGCTACCCGGTCACGAACACGCTGATGGGCCTGGGCGCCTTTCCGGCCACCGACAGGCGCTTCGTCGGCATGCTGGGCATGCACGGCACGATAGAGGCCAACAACACCATGCAGAACTGCGACGTGCTGCTGGCCGTGGGCGCGCGTTTTGACGATCGCGTCATCGGCAACCCCAAGCATTTCGCGCAGAACGACCGCAAGATCATCCATATCGACATTGATCCGTCGAGCATCTCCAAGCGCGTGAAGGTGGACATCCCCATCGTCGGCGACGTCAAGGAGGTGCTGGCCGAGCTGATCGCCATGATCCGCGAGACCACCACCCGCGCCGATGCTGGCGCCCTGGCCGCCTGGTGGGATCAGATCGAGTCCTGGCGCGGCCGCGACTGCCTGAAGTACGACCGGGGCAACACCGAGGTCATCAAGCCGCAGTATGTGGTGGAGACGCTGTGGAACATGACGCGGGATGTGGAGGCCTACATCACCTCGGACGTGGGCCAGCACCAGATGTGGGCCGCGCAGTTCTACAAGTTCGATGAGCCGCGCCGCTGGATCAACTCCGGCGGCCTGGGCACCATGGGCGTGGGCATTCCCTACGCCATGGGCATCAAGCTGGCCAAGCCGCAGGCCGAGGTGTTCTGCATCACCGGCGAGGGTTCGGTGCAGATGAACATCCAGGAGCTGTCCACCTGCCTGCAGTACAACACGCCGATCAAGATCGTCTCGCTGAACAACCGCTACCTGGGCATGGTGCGCCAGTGGCAGGAGATCGAGTACTCGGGCCGCTACAGCCACAGCTACATGGACGCGCTGCCCAACTTCGTGAAGCTGGCCGAGTCCTATGGCCATGTGGGCCTGCTCATCGAGCGCCCGCAGGACGTGGAGCCGGCGCTGCGCGAGGCGCGCAAGCTCAAGGATCGCACGGTGTTCCTGGACTTCCGTACCGACCCTTCCGAGAACGTGTTCCCCATGGTGCGCGCGGGCAAGGGCATTACCGAGATGCTGCTGGGGTCGGAAGATCTTTAA
- a CDS encoding RNA polymerase sigma factor yields the protein MATEQELSDFLKSVDKRAFKRTLYHVRNEEAALDIVQDSMLKLAEHYGDKPPGELPMLFQRILTNCTLDWFRRQKTRNALFSSLSDFEGPGEDGADFDFLEVHAGVPEGETAQSAEDSLRRAQVLRAIETEIQLLPARQREAFLMRYWEEMDVAETAAAMGCSEGSVKTHCFRAVQTLSKALKAKGIVL from the coding sequence TTGGCCACCGAACAAGAGCTATCCGACTTCCTCAAGAGCGTGGACAAGCGTGCCTTCAAGCGCACGCTGTACCACGTTCGCAACGAGGAAGCGGCCCTGGACATCGTCCAGGACAGCATGCTCAAGCTGGCCGAACATTACGGCGACAAACCGCCGGGCGAACTGCCCATGTTGTTCCAGCGCATTCTGACCAACTGCACGCTGGACTGGTTCCGCCGGCAAAAGACGCGCAATGCCCTGTTCTCCAGCCTGAGCGACTTTGAAGGCCCGGGCGAGGACGGCGCGGATTTCGATTTCCTTGAGGTGCATGCGGGCGTCCCCGAAGGCGAGACCGCGCAAAGCGCCGAGGACAGCCTGCGGCGCGCCCAGGTCCTGCGTGCCATCGAAACCGAGATACAACTGTTGCCCGCACGTCAACGTGAAGCGTTTTTGATGCGTTACTGGGAGGAAATGGATGTCGCAGAAACAGCCGCCGCCATGGGCTGCTCGGAAGGCAGCGTCAAGACACATTGTTTTCGCGCCGTGCAAACCCTCAGCAAGGCACTGAAGGCCAAAGGAATCGTCCTATGA